A stretch of DNA from Candidatus Saccharimonadales bacterium:
GTGTTGTTAACCAGTGCCGTTACTGACGGATACTCGCCATTTTGGTCGTAATATCTTTCGAGGCCTTCGGCAATAATGGCGGCATTTCCTTTGCGGGTATTGTCATTGGCATCGCGCTGTACGCGCGCATATGTCACCAGCGCAACGCTCGCTAAGATAGCAATAACTACCATAACGACCAAAAGTTCAACTAGTGTGAAACCGCTTTTGCTTTTCATATTGTCTTTACTTTACTAGGGTTGAACTAACCCGTCAAGCTGGGCGTTTATCGAGAACGACAAGATGTTCGATGTGCGGCGTGCGAGGGAAAAAGTTGTAACCTTGGTGGGTTTTAACACCGTACACCTCGGCGAGTTTAGCGGTATCCCGGGCCTGCGTGACGGGGTTGCAGCTTAGGTAGATAATTCGGTCAGGTTTTACTTCAAGCAGTTTTTGGATAATGTCATCGTGAAGCCCTGCGCGTGGCGGGTCGACGATAATCGTCGCATCGGCCGTAATATGCTCGAGTGCGCCTTCGCTCGGGGCGAGGATGGCCTTCATGGTTTCTTCACGCTTCATAGCGGTAATGTTTCGTTCCATTTCACGGACGGCGTGCTCGTTAATCTCGACCATCGTGACGTTTTCGCCGCCGATAGTCAGACCGATCGTGCCAACGCCGCTGTACATGTCAACGCATGGCTTTGCGGGATCAACCCATTTTTTCATGTCGCGAAGGGCTTGTTCGTAGACAGGCACGTTGATTTGGAAGAACCCTTCAACGGCGTACGTAAAAGGAACGTCTAAAATCGTATCTGTGAGGGTTGTTTCACCCCAAGCCTGTAACCGTTCGGTAATAACGCTTGCCGGGCTTTTTGGGTTAGAAAAGATCAATTCGAATCCGATAACGCCGAGCGCCGTGAGTTCCTGTTCGGTAAGATGCTCAAAGTCAGCGTCTTTGACGTAAAGCTGCA
This window harbors:
- a CDS encoding RsmD family RNA methyltransferase; protein product: MSKKVLPIVQVTLDKIIGGGQSLGTLESGKKVFAWGGLPGEKVEIQVTKKKSSFVEGIVIEVIEPSKERVTPTDEDSYLSTSPWQIMSFDTEQHYKAALIEEAFELHDIVLPEPITVYTDGKEYEYRNKIEFSWWWDKELDQLDLAFFQRGSHGKLPVTGTSLAQHAINAAGQAIRDVLRKRDLQAYQLKTVIIRATQDGKAAMQLYVKDADFEHLTEQELTALGVIGFELIFSNPKSPASVITERLQAWGETTLTDTILDVPFTYAVEGFFQINVPVYEQALRDMKKWVDPAKPCVDMYSGVGTIGLTIGGENVTMVEINEHAVREMERNITAMKREETMKAILAPSEGALEHITADATIIVDPPRAGLHDDIIQKLLEVKPDRIIYLSCNPVTQARDTAKLAEVYGVKTHQGYNFFPRTPHIEHLVVLDKRPA